A genomic stretch from Nocardia wallacei includes:
- the lysA gene encoding diaminopimelate decarboxylase: protein MSAHPAGPRHAEIPHAPNLPERPANPAELIELPANVWPRNATRDADGVVRLAGVPVTELAQQYGTPLFVVDEDDFRSRCRDMLRAFGDKARIHYASKAFLCGEVARWVRDEGLYLDVCSGGELAVALHAGFPAQRIALHGNNKSVGELEAAVAAGVGHVVVDSLIEIDRLEQVAGAAGVVQDVLVRVTVGVEAHTHEYISTAHEDQKFGFSIAGGDAMEALIRVFDTRNLRLVGLHSHIGSQIFEIDGFEISARRMLRLLRDAVDKFGVERTEQIHTLDLGGGLGISYLPSDDPPPLDDFAAKVRDLVTAEAAQIGLATPEIAVEPGRAIAGPGTVTVYEVGTTKDVTLDAGARRRYVSVDGGMSDNIRPALYQADYDCRLVSRSSAAGPVVARVVGKHCESGDIVIRDTWIPADVGPGDLIAVAGTGAYCYSMSSRYNMLTRPAVVAVRDGQARLILRRETVSDLLSLEVEP, encoded by the coding sequence GTGAGTGCGCACCCGGCCGGGCCCCGGCATGCCGAGATCCCGCACGCCCCGAATCTCCCGGAGCGTCCCGCGAACCCGGCGGAACTGATCGAACTGCCCGCGAACGTCTGGCCGCGCAACGCCACTCGCGACGCCGACGGGGTGGTCCGGCTGGCCGGTGTCCCCGTGACCGAGCTGGCCCAGCAGTACGGCACCCCGCTGTTCGTGGTGGACGAGGACGACTTCCGCTCGCGCTGCCGGGACATGCTGCGCGCCTTCGGCGACAAGGCGCGAATCCACTACGCCTCCAAGGCATTCCTGTGCGGCGAGGTCGCGCGCTGGGTCCGCGACGAGGGCCTGTATCTGGACGTCTGCTCGGGCGGCGAGCTGGCGGTGGCGCTGCACGCCGGTTTCCCCGCGCAGCGAATCGCCCTGCACGGCAACAACAAATCGGTGGGCGAACTGGAAGCGGCGGTGGCGGCCGGGGTCGGTCACGTCGTGGTCGACTCGCTGATCGAGATCGACCGGCTGGAGCAGGTGGCCGGTGCGGCGGGCGTGGTGCAGGACGTGCTGGTGCGCGTCACGGTCGGCGTGGAAGCCCATACGCACGAATACATCTCGACCGCGCACGAGGACCAGAAGTTCGGCTTCTCCATCGCGGGCGGCGACGCCATGGAGGCCCTGATCCGGGTGTTCGACACCCGGAACCTGCGCCTGGTCGGCCTGCACAGCCACATCGGCTCGCAGATCTTCGAGATCGACGGCTTCGAGATCTCCGCCCGGCGCATGTTGCGGCTGCTGCGCGACGCCGTCGACAAGTTCGGCGTCGAGCGCACCGAGCAGATCCACACGCTGGATCTGGGTGGCGGACTGGGCATTTCGTACCTGCCCAGCGACGATCCGCCGCCGCTGGACGACTTCGCGGCCAAGGTGCGCGACCTGGTGACCGCCGAGGCCGCCCAGATCGGTTTGGCCACACCGGAGATCGCCGTCGAGCCCGGCCGCGCCATCGCCGGTCCCGGCACGGTGACGGTCTACGAGGTCGGCACCACCAAGGACGTGACCCTGGACGCGGGGGCGCGCCGCCGCTACGTCAGCGTCGACGGCGGGATGAGCGACAACATCCGGCCCGCGCTGTATCAGGCCGACTACGACTGCCGACTGGTGTCGCGTTCCAGCGCAGCCGGTCCGGTGGTCGCGCGGGTGGTCGGAAAGCATTGCGAGAGCGGCGATATCGTCATTCGCGATACCTGGATCCCGGCCGACGTGGGCCCCGGGGACCTGATCGCGGTGGCCGGCACCGGCGCCTACTGCTACTCGATGTCGAGCCGCTACAACATGCTGACCCGACCGGCCGTGGTGGCCGTGCGCGACGGGCAGGCGCGGCTGATCCTGCGGCGCGAGACGGTGAGCGATCTGTTGAGTTTGGAGGTGGAGCCATGA
- the argS gene encoding arginine--tRNA ligase, which yields MTPADLADLLRATAAKVLVERGSDPAVLPDEVKVERPRNPEHGDYATNVAMQVAKKAGMNPRELAGLLADALAATDGVESAEVAGPGFLNIRLAAAAQGTIVERVLAAGAGYGTSAALAGRKINLEFVSANPTGPVHLGGTRWAAVGDALGRILAAQGADVTREYYFNDHGAQIDRFANSLVAAATGASTPQDGYAGAYIGDIADRIVAAHPGAADLPEQERHELFRREGVELMFAHIKQTLHDFGTDFDVYFNESSLFESGAVDKAVAELKASGKLYEQDGAWWIASTEYGDDKDRVVIKSDGHAAYIAGDIAYFHNKRARGFDLCIYMLGADHHGYIGRLKAAAAAFGDDPDTVEVLIGQMVNLVKDGVAVRMSKRAGTVITLDDLVEAIGVDAARYSLVRSSVNSSIDIDLGLWTTQGSENPVYYVQYAHARTCRIIENSAAFGFASVTPDLALMTSDREGELIRTLGEYPRVVATAAEMREPHRVVRYLDELAGVYHPFQSDDDMRVLPKGDEPVTPLHAARLELVRATRQVLANGLGLLGVSAPERM from the coding sequence GTGACTCCAGCTGACCTTGCAGATCTCCTTCGCGCCACGGCGGCGAAGGTGCTTGTCGAACGCGGATCGGACCCCGCGGTCCTGCCCGACGAGGTCAAGGTGGAGCGTCCCCGCAACCCGGAACACGGCGACTATGCCACGAATGTGGCCATGCAGGTGGCGAAAAAGGCGGGCATGAACCCGCGTGAGCTGGCGGGCCTGCTGGCCGACGCGCTGGCGGCGACCGACGGCGTCGAATCCGCCGAGGTCGCGGGCCCGGGATTCCTGAACATCCGGCTGGCGGCGGCCGCGCAGGGCACGATCGTCGAGCGGGTGCTGGCCGCGGGAGCCGGCTACGGCACCTCGGCCGCGCTGGCGGGACGCAAGATCAATCTGGAATTCGTCTCCGCCAACCCGACCGGGCCGGTCCACCTGGGCGGCACCCGCTGGGCCGCGGTCGGCGACGCGCTGGGCCGCATCCTGGCCGCGCAGGGCGCCGACGTCACCCGCGAGTACTACTTCAACGACCACGGCGCCCAGATCGACCGGTTCGCCAACTCGCTGGTCGCCGCGGCCACCGGCGCGTCCACCCCGCAGGACGGCTACGCGGGCGCCTACATCGGCGACATCGCCGACCGCATCGTCGCCGCCCATCCGGGCGCGGCCGACCTGCCCGAGCAGGAACGCCACGAACTCTTCCGGCGCGAGGGCGTGGAGCTGATGTTCGCCCACATCAAGCAGACCCTGCACGACTTCGGCACCGACTTCGACGTCTACTTCAACGAGAGTTCGCTGTTCGAGTCCGGCGCGGTCGACAAGGCCGTCGCCGAGCTGAAGGCGTCCGGCAAGCTCTACGAGCAGGACGGCGCCTGGTGGATCGCCTCCACCGAGTACGGCGACGACAAGGATCGGGTGGTCATCAAGAGCGACGGCCACGCCGCCTACATCGCCGGTGACATCGCCTACTTCCACAACAAGCGGGCGCGCGGGTTCGATCTGTGCATCTACATGCTCGGCGCCGACCACCACGGTTACATCGGCCGCCTGAAGGCCGCGGCGGCCGCGTTCGGCGACGACCCCGACACGGTCGAGGTGCTCATCGGCCAGATGGTCAATCTGGTGAAAGACGGTGTCGCCGTGCGGATGTCGAAGCGCGCCGGCACCGTCATCACCCTGGACGACCTGGTCGAGGCCATCGGCGTGGACGCCGCCCGGTACTCCCTGGTGCGGTCCTCGGTGAACTCGAGCATCGACATCGACCTCGGCCTGTGGACCACACAGGGCAGCGAGAACCCGGTCTACTACGTGCAGTACGCGCACGCGCGCACCTGCCGCATCATCGAGAACTCGGCGGCGTTCGGATTCGCTTCGGTCACACCGGATCTCGCCCTGATGACCTCGGACCGGGAGGGCGAGCTGATCCGGACCCTCGGCGAGTATCCGCGCGTCGTCGCGACGGCCGCCGAGATGCGCGAACCGCACCGGGTGGTCCGCTACCTGGACGAACTGGCGGGCGTGTACCACCCGTTCCAGTCCGACGACGACATGCGGGTGCTCCCCAAGGGCGACGAGCCGGTGACGCCGCTACACGCCGCCCGGTTGGAACTGGTGCGGGCGACCCGTCAGGTGCTCGCCAACGGGCTGGGCCTGCTCGGCGTCTCGGCCCCGGAGCGCATGTGA
- a CDS encoding homoserine dehydrogenase, whose product MSEVSSRTGAGGFGVDHPIGVAVLGMGNVGTEVVRILRDHADDLRSRVGAPVVLRGVAVRRLGVDRGLPDELLTTDAEALVGRDDVDLVVEVMGGIDPARKLILAALNAGKSVVTANKALLADYTGELAAAAERSRADLYFEAAVAGAIPVVRPLIQSLSGDRVTRVVGIVNGTTNFILSAMDETGADYSDVLAEATRLGYAEADPTADVEGYDAAAKAAILASLAFHTRVTAADVYREGITKISGEDLETAAAVGCTVKLLAICERVPGELPAAEGGKERVSVRVYPALIPRKHPLSAVDGAFNAVVVEAENAGRLMFYGQGAGGAPTASAVMGDLVMAARNKFYGGRGPGESVYAELPIAPIGDTPTRYHVNLKVADRTGVLQAVAGEFAQHGVSISTVRQEGHDEGARLVVVTHHAQESALADTVSALAELESVTSVTSVLRLEGTEE is encoded by the coding sequence ATGAGCGAGGTATCGAGCCGCACGGGTGCCGGGGGATTCGGCGTCGATCATCCGATCGGCGTCGCGGTGCTCGGCATGGGCAATGTCGGTACCGAGGTGGTGCGCATCCTCCGTGACCATGCCGACGATCTGCGTTCGCGCGTCGGCGCGCCGGTGGTACTGCGCGGGGTCGCCGTGCGCCGGCTCGGCGTCGACCGCGGCCTGCCCGACGAACTGCTGACCACCGACGCCGAGGCCCTGGTGGGCCGCGACGACGTGGACCTCGTGGTCGAGGTGATGGGCGGCATCGACCCGGCGCGCAAGCTGATCCTGGCCGCGCTCAACGCGGGCAAGTCGGTCGTCACCGCGAACAAGGCCCTGCTGGCCGACTACACCGGTGAGCTGGCCGCGGCCGCCGAGCGCAGCCGCGCGGACCTGTACTTCGAGGCCGCCGTCGCCGGGGCGATCCCGGTGGTGCGCCCGCTGATCCAGTCGCTGTCCGGCGACCGGGTCACTCGGGTGGTCGGAATCGTCAACGGCACCACGAATTTCATTCTCTCGGCGATGGACGAGACCGGTGCCGACTACTCCGACGTGCTGGCCGAGGCCACCCGGCTGGGCTACGCGGAAGCCGATCCGACCGCCGACGTGGAGGGCTACGACGCCGCCGCCAAGGCCGCGATCCTGGCCTCGCTGGCCTTCCATACCCGCGTCACCGCCGCCGACGTCTACCGCGAGGGCATCACCAAGATTTCCGGCGAGGACCTGGAGACCGCCGCGGCCGTCGGCTGCACGGTGAAGCTGCTGGCCATCTGCGAGCGTGTCCCGGGCGAACTCCCCGCCGCCGAGGGCGGCAAGGAACGGGTTTCGGTGCGCGTGTATCCGGCGCTGATCCCGCGCAAGCATCCGCTCTCGGCCGTCGACGGCGCCTTCAACGCCGTGGTGGTCGAGGCCGAGAACGCCGGGCGACTGATGTTCTACGGGCAGGGCGCCGGTGGCGCGCCGACGGCGTCCGCGGTGATGGGCGACCTGGTGATGGCGGCGCGCAACAAGTTCTACGGTGGTCGTGGGCCCGGTGAATCGGTTTATGCTGAGCTGCCGATCGCGCCGATCGGTGACACGCCCACCCGCTACCACGTGAACCTGAAGGTGGCCGATCGCACCGGGGTGCTGCAGGCGGTGGCAGGCGAGTTCGCCCAGCACGGCGTCAGCATCTCGACGGTCCGCCAGGAGGGACACGACGAGGGGGCCCGGCTCGTGGTCGTGACCCACCACGCGCAGGAGTCGGCGCTGGCCGATACGGTGTCAGCGCTCGCCGAACTGGAGTCCGTCACGTCCGTGACCAGCGTCCTGAGATTGGAAGGCACCGAGGAATGA